From the genome of Mya arenaria isolate MELC-2E11 chromosome 5, ASM2691426v1:
GGGAGAACATGAATATTTATCTAGTGTAATCTCTAAAACAATAACTGAATATTTATAAGTGTGATAATAATTTTCTCATTGCAAAGattacttaaaatattgtatatagcATAATCACTGTTTATGCCACTAATTCACTTCAACATCTGACCTAATTCAACCCTCTTGTAACACTAATATATGCAAACTATTAATGTAAAAGAGTACAACCCACTACAGAAAGGCACTTTGAAATTGGACAGTCTACCTTCTgacgttttttttataatttttaaaggaaaaaaaatctcCTATAAAACTTCAATATTTTGCCTTTCTGGGGAATTTTTAAAAGCCCCCAAAACAATACAAAGTAATCATCATACTGTAAAGAGTATTGCACAAAAAGACAATGAGTAAAGctgtaaaattaataaacagaTCAAGCCCCAAATATGcagttgtaaaaatgtatacatgtagaaaaATTATCAATGTCACAGACTTCATTCAGTATctcttttatataaatcaatataatgtATCATTATATCATACATCACATAaaagaatatattataaaaaacaaaggaAAGTCTACAATTTCACCCAAGGCACCCAGGCACCGTCATGATATTTTGGATTTCCTGCGGGATCGACGGGCGTATTCAGTGGCGGCACCATCGTGTCCTCGTACTGCTGAAGTTGCAACAACAGCTGGATAACCATGTCCTTGTTGTCCACAGCAATGTTGTTGTACTCACATGGATCATTAGCGATGTTGAACAAACATGGAGAGACTCGTGGATCGCAGTTTGTTGAGGCGTTGAATGGTTTTCGTCCGCACTCAACTTTGACTGGATGATTTTTATGATAGTAggatttcattgtgtttttgaGTGGTTTCTTAAAGATTTTAGACTGCAGACCTTTAAAATCCATCCTGTAAGTTTCAAACTTTAGTTCACTTTCAATATTACTATCAATGTTAGAttcaagtatttcaaaatcaaaatcgCCACCCATGCCCATATTTTCTGCCACTGCATGTTCAAAGTGCTTCAAATTTTGTTGAAGTCTTTTTTCAATGGGAGATTCATTTTCAGTAATACCATTTTTACCtccaaacattttaaatgcagCAGAGTTATTTGCATGCAGCATTTCACTATCTGACGGCTTAGCCCATGGTGGATACCAATCACTCAAGGCCATCCCAATATCACCAACCACAATCTTATAATCCCCAACACGTAGTCCCATTTGACCTTTACCTGAGGGGTCAATATTATGGAGAATCTCCTGACGTTTCCCAGCTTTGTTATTGGTAAGAGAGTCCCACTCACTCTGCCCATCAAGATTCTTCATAACTGAGGCGTCCCCACCCGCAGCCGTGTACAATGTTGGTAACCAGTCACAAACGTGTAACATGTGGTTGGACACGTAACCAGACTGGTTTAGTAGTGGAGATGAGATGAAACCAGTCCCCCGAACTCCGCCTTCCCACTGTGTGACTTTCATACCTCTGTGAAATGAGAAAGAAGCAATGCTTGAATGAAGTTACTGACGTTATAATGTTTTTGCCTACTTAA
Proteins encoded in this window:
- the LOC128234920 gene encoding arylsulfatase B-like isoform X1, with amino-acid sequence MMNPCVWLLLICCGFARSAERPNIIVIVADDLGWNDVSFHGSNQIPTPNIDKLAYEGIILNNYYVSPICTPTRGALMSGRHPIHTGLQHSVIFASQRYGLPLEEKIMPQWFQELGYRTHMVGKWHLGMFAEEYLPTFRGFESHYGYYQGCEDYYDHTYEADLAYWGLDWRRNLDLLRNETNLYSTDLFTAEAVNIIRNHNTSEPLYLYLPHQAVHSGNTGGDPLQAPQHYVDRFPHINNYHRRLFAGMVAALDDSVGAVVKTLKDQGMYDNTVIMFTTDNGGPANGFDANAANNFPLRGMKVTQWEGGVRGTGFISSPLLNQSGYVSNHMLHVCDWLPTLYTAAGGDASVMKNLDGQSEWDSLTNNKAGKRQEILHNIDPSGKGQMGLRVGDYKIVVGDIGMALSDWYPPWAKPSDSEMLHANNSAAFKMFGGKNGITENESPIEKRLQQNLKHFEHAVAENMGMGGDFDFEILESNIDSNIESELKFETYRMDFKGLQSKIFKKPLKNTMKSYYHKNHPVKVECGRKPFNASTNCDPRVSPCLFNIANDPCEYNNIAVDNKDMVIQLLLQLQQYEDTMVPPLNTPVDPAGNPKYHDGAWVPWVKL
- the LOC128234920 gene encoding arylsulfatase J-like isoform X2, yielding MMNPCVWLLLICCGFARSAERPNIIVIVADDLGWNDVSFHGSNQIPTPNIDKLAYEGIILNNYYVSPICTPTRGALMSGRHPIHTGLQHSVIFASQRYGLPLEEKIMPQWFQELGYRTHMVGKWHLGFYAEEFTPLYRGFESHFGYLLGHGDYFDHMAECTPAYWGLDWRRNLDLLRNETNLYSTDLFTAEAVNIIRNHNTSEPLYLYLPHQAVHSGNTGGDPLQAPQHYVDRFPHINNYHRRLFAGMVAALDDSVGAVVKTLKDQGMYDNTVIMFTTDNGGPANGFDANAANNFPLRGMKVTQWEGGVRGTGFISSPLLNQSGYVSNHMLHVCDWLPTLYTAAGGDASVMKNLDGQSEWDSLTNNKAGKRQEILHNIDPSGKGQMGLRVGDYKIVVGDIGMALSDWYPPWAKPSDSEMLHANNSAAFKMFGGKNGITENESPIEKRLQQNLKHFEHAVAENMGMGGDFDFEILESNIDSNIESELKFETYRMDFKGLQSKIFKKPLKNTMKSYYHKNHPVKVECGRKPFNASTNCDPRVSPCLFNIANDPCEYNNIAVDNKDMVIQLLLQLQQYEDTMVPPLNTPVDPAGNPKYHDGAWVPWVKL